The proteins below come from a single Oxyura jamaicensis isolate SHBP4307 breed ruddy duck chromosome 1, BPBGC_Ojam_1.0, whole genome shotgun sequence genomic window:
- the WASHC3 gene encoding WASH complex subunit 3 isoform X1 translates to MDADGLPIVGSGIDLTKVPAIQQKRTVAFLNQFVVHTVQFLNRFSTVCEEKLSALSLRIQQIETTLNILDAKLSSIPGLEDVKFEVSSANVNSVTNGPVSSTTDQQAAVSPQCGQNNIHEETLQKTEVVTENIKTVAKDPRYARYLKMVQVGVPVMAIRNKMISEGLNPDLLETPDAPVPAWGDDGNAEDSSDSESSFSD, encoded by the exons ATGGACGCGGACGGGCTGCCCATCGTGGGCTCCGGCATCGACCTCACCAAG GTTCCTGCTATTCAGCAGAAAAGAACTGTAGCATTTCTAAACCAGTTTGTGGTTCACACAGTGCAATTTCTGAACCGCTTTTCTACTGTTTGTGAAGAG AAATTGTCAGCGCTCTCTCTCCGTATCCAACAAATAGAAACAACCCTCAATATATTGGATGCCAAG TTATCCTCTATTCCTGGCCTAGAAGATGTCAAATTTGAAGTGTCCAGTGCAAATGTGAATAGTGTTACAAATGGTCCTGTATCATCTACTACAGATCAACAGGCAGCTGTATCACCTCAGTGTGGA CAGAACAATATACATGaagaaacattacagaaaacagaggtagtaacagaaaatatcaaaactgTGGCCAAGGACCCAAGATACGCCAGATATCTCAAAATGGTACAAGTG GGTGTTCCTGTAATGGCAATACgaaacaaaatgatttctgaaggGCTAAATCCAGATCTTCTTGA GACTCCAGATGCCCCAGTGCCTGCTTGGGGAGATGATGGGAATGCAGAAGACAGTTCTGATAGTGAATCTTCCTTTAGTGACTAA
- the WASHC3 gene encoding WASH complex subunit 3 isoform X2, translated as MDADGLPIVGSGIDLTKVPAIQQKRTVAFLNQFVVHTVQFLNRFSTVCEEKLSALSLRIQQIETTLNILDAKLSSIPGLEDVKFEVSSANVNSVTNGPVSSTTDQQAAVSPQCGNNIHEETLQKTEVVTENIKTVAKDPRYARYLKMVQVGVPVMAIRNKMISEGLNPDLLETPDAPVPAWGDDGNAEDSSDSESSFSD; from the exons ATGGACGCGGACGGGCTGCCCATCGTGGGCTCCGGCATCGACCTCACCAAG GTTCCTGCTATTCAGCAGAAAAGAACTGTAGCATTTCTAAACCAGTTTGTGGTTCACACAGTGCAATTTCTGAACCGCTTTTCTACTGTTTGTGAAGAG AAATTGTCAGCGCTCTCTCTCCGTATCCAACAAATAGAAACAACCCTCAATATATTGGATGCCAAG TTATCCTCTATTCCTGGCCTAGAAGATGTCAAATTTGAAGTGTCCAGTGCAAATGTGAATAGTGTTACAAATGGTCCTGTATCATCTACTACAGATCAACAGGCAGCTGTATCACCTCAGTGTGGA AACAATATACATGaagaaacattacagaaaacagaggtagtaacagaaaatatcaaaactgTGGCCAAGGACCCAAGATACGCCAGATATCTCAAAATGGTACAAGTG GGTGTTCCTGTAATGGCAATACgaaacaaaatgatttctgaaggGCTAAATCCAGATCTTCTTGA GACTCCAGATGCCCCAGTGCCTGCTTGGGGAGATGATGGGAATGCAGAAGACAGTTCTGATAGTGAATCTTCCTTTAGTGACTAA
- the WASHC3 gene encoding WASH complex subunit 3 isoform X3 — MDADGLPIVGSGIDLTKVPAIQQKRTVAFLNQFVVHTVQFLNRFSTVCEEKLSALSLRIQQIETTLNILDAKLSSIPGLEDVKFEVSSANVNSVTNGPVSSTTDQQAAVSPQCGQNNIHEETLQKTEVVTENIKTVAKDPRYARYLKMVQVGVPVMAIRNKMISEGLNPDLLDYIDYFALMRCS, encoded by the exons ATGGACGCGGACGGGCTGCCCATCGTGGGCTCCGGCATCGACCTCACCAAG GTTCCTGCTATTCAGCAGAAAAGAACTGTAGCATTTCTAAACCAGTTTGTGGTTCACACAGTGCAATTTCTGAACCGCTTTTCTACTGTTTGTGAAGAG AAATTGTCAGCGCTCTCTCTCCGTATCCAACAAATAGAAACAACCCTCAATATATTGGATGCCAAG TTATCCTCTATTCCTGGCCTAGAAGATGTCAAATTTGAAGTGTCCAGTGCAAATGTGAATAGTGTTACAAATGGTCCTGTATCATCTACTACAGATCAACAGGCAGCTGTATCACCTCAGTGTGGA CAGAACAATATACATGaagaaacattacagaaaacagaggtagtaacagaaaatatcaaaactgTGGCCAAGGACCCAAGATACGCCAGATATCTCAAAATGGTACAAGTG GGTGTTCCTGTAATGGCAATACgaaacaaaatgatttctgaaggGCTAAATCCAGATCTTCTTGA